The proteins below come from a single uncultured Carboxylicivirga sp. genomic window:
- a CDS encoding response regulator, producing the protein MRKVVVVEDDKFIAAIFTMFLRELGHELVGRCSTGAEALDLCHRLRPDVVLMDIHLDGELDGIQTSEQLRRELDIPVIYVSSDTSSQVIKRAIVSNSYGYLVKPVNKKELGISIDLAFYKHRVDQEQRERERGYRQFISDAPMPLMILQEGKIQYLNHLALDLFKTHYMEDVIMLPYLNFVEPEFKEMVQSILSEFKNKGQGFQNELLAMQDVHGQVFYAKISGSPIVFNKKKSLQVTMVEASDMEYSNKTSLAYKTMIDSFGLPYFITNSKLEIKELSYSTLFNGLELNGVNLDEKPEYFEKVDDVTSMVYKLKAEGRQATLFKSHIIKDASGGIYEIFFYPGK; encoded by the coding sequence ATGAGAAAAGTTGTTGTAGTAGAGGACGATAAGTTTATTGCGGCTATCTTTACCATGTTCCTTCGCGAATTAGGTCATGAACTGGTGGGCAGATGTTCAACTGGGGCTGAAGCTCTAGATTTGTGTCATCGTCTTCGACCTGATGTTGTGTTAATGGATATTCATCTGGACGGTGAATTGGATGGTATTCAAACATCTGAACAGCTTCGACGTGAATTAGATATTCCAGTTATTTATGTATCATCAGATACAAGTAGTCAGGTTATTAAGCGCGCAATAGTCTCTAATTCGTATGGATATCTGGTTAAACCCGTAAATAAAAAGGAACTAGGAATAAGCATTGATTTAGCGTTTTATAAACATCGGGTGGATCAGGAGCAAAGGGAAAGAGAACGTGGTTATCGTCAGTTTATTAGTGATGCTCCCATGCCATTAATGATTTTACAAGAGGGTAAAATACAGTATCTTAATCATTTAGCACTTGATTTGTTTAAAACACATTATATGGAAGATGTGATCATGCTTCCGTATCTGAACTTCGTAGAACCTGAGTTTAAAGAGATGGTACAGTCAATACTATCTGAATTTAAAAATAAAGGACAAGGGTTTCAGAATGAACTTTTGGCTATGCAAGATGTGCATGGCCAGGTTTTTTATGCAAAAATTTCTGGATCTCCAATTGTTTTTAATAAGAAGAAGTCGTTACAAGTTACTATGGTTGAAGCTTCAGATATGGAATATAGTAATAAGACATCTTTGGCTTATAAAACGATGATTGATTCTTTTGGACTTCCGTATTTTATAACTAATAGTAAACTCGAAATAAAAGAGCTAAGCTATAGTACTTTATTTAATGGTTTGGAGTTAAACGGAGTTAATCTCGACGAAAAGCCCGAATACTTTGAAAAGGTAGATGATGTTACTAGCATGGTATATAAGTTAAAAGCAGAAGGCCGTCAGGCAACTTTATTTAAAAGCCATATTATTAAGGATGCCTCTGGGGGAATTTATGAAATCTTCTTTTATCCGGGTAAATAG
- the mfd gene encoding transcription-repair coupling factor, whose amino-acid sequence MELSQILSHYESDERINQVKALIKENNTSIYLNGLAGSAKSVLMASFLNEGPHLIIMNDREEAAYAYSDIVQLTSQKLVSFLPSSFKRSPEYGQKDSQNVLLRTEALSHLHSDKNNLFVLTYPEALIEKVISSDELDNNRLLIKKGDQLDISFITEVLTEYNFQRVDFVFEPGQYSVRGSIIDVYSFSDEDPYRIDFFGDEVDSIRKFNLENQLSKEMIDNVVIVPNLTENQDKQLLSTLSDYLPASTRIWMNDPQFIQDRMNEIEVKIQEMPAVDIDDEEEDLNQYLQSNQICSYSDFQEGFNNKTVLVFGSKNTLNSKAIVNFDMSPQPVFHKNFDLLENDLQEKSQKKFENHILSENPKQFERLKAIFNDRGIQVKYNEINHSLHEGFIDNDNFLAFYTDHQIFERYHKFSLRTEKAKAAQQAISLKEINRLNPGDYVVHIDHGVGRFGGLVTTQVNGKPQEAIRLIYRDNDVLLVNIHSLHRISKFKGKDGTPPKINKLGTPAWQKLKDKTKKKVKDIARELIALYAKRKANPGFAFAPDTYLQTELEASFIYEDTPDQYKSTVSIKEDMESSTPMDRLVCGDVGFGKTELAIRAAFKAVTDNKQVAVLVPTTILALQHFQTFKDRLKDFPVSIDYISRLRKPKDIREAIKKLKEGKLDILIGTHRLIGKDVEFKDLGLLIIDEEQRFGVSVKEKLKQLKVNVDTLTLTATPIPRTLQFSLMGARDLSILNTAPPNRHPIITELHVLNEEIIKEAISYEVERGGQVFFIHNRVQNILEVQEMVNRILPDTKTVVAHGQMDGPTLEKIMLDFISGEYDVLIATTIIESGLDIPNANTIIINNAHNFGLSELHQLRGRVGRSNKKAFCYLLAQPLSTLTQEARRRLKIIEEFSDLGSGFNIAMQDLDIRGAGDLLGGEQSGFISDIGYETYQRILNEALLELKETEYQDLYKEEQEKNIENAEFVKDCIVETDSELRLPESYIENIAERMQLYRDLDNIDNEEDLATFENNLIDRFGPIPDSGKRLFEIVRIRRTAQKLGIEKIMLKNNLLYLYFVSNQESIFFQSQVFSGILMWLQQNPQKATMKEGKTKLYLMMKNIETIEDAKKIIEQMHQAI is encoded by the coding sequence GTGGAGCTAAGTCAAATACTATCACACTACGAAAGCGACGAACGAATCAACCAGGTAAAAGCCTTAATTAAAGAAAACAATACATCAATATACCTTAATGGTTTGGCTGGAAGTGCCAAATCGGTTTTGATGGCAAGCTTTTTAAACGAAGGTCCTCACCTAATTATTATGAATGACAGAGAGGAAGCTGCCTATGCTTATAGCGATATTGTTCAGTTAACTTCTCAAAAACTGGTTTCGTTTCTACCTTCATCTTTTAAACGATCGCCGGAATATGGTCAAAAAGATTCGCAAAATGTACTGCTCCGTACCGAAGCTTTAAGTCATCTTCATTCCGATAAAAACAATTTATTTGTATTGACTTATCCCGAAGCTTTAATTGAGAAAGTCATTTCGTCTGATGAGCTTGACAACAATCGTTTGTTAATAAAAAAAGGTGATCAACTCGATATTTCGTTTATTACCGAAGTACTAACTGAGTATAATTTCCAAAGAGTTGATTTTGTATTTGAACCCGGACAATATTCTGTTAGAGGTAGTATTATTGATGTATATTCATTTTCGGATGAAGATCCTTACCGAATCGATTTCTTTGGTGATGAAGTGGATAGCATCCGTAAATTCAATCTCGAAAATCAATTATCTAAAGAGATGATTGACAACGTAGTGATCGTACCAAATCTCACAGAAAACCAAGATAAACAATTACTTAGCACGCTCTCCGATTACTTACCCGCAAGCACGCGAATCTGGATGAATGATCCACAGTTTATTCAGGACAGAATGAACGAGATTGAAGTGAAAATCCAGGAAATGCCAGCTGTTGATATTGACGATGAGGAAGAGGATCTTAATCAATACCTGCAAAGCAACCAAATTTGTAGTTATTCTGATTTTCAGGAAGGCTTTAACAATAAAACAGTGTTAGTTTTTGGCAGCAAAAACACGTTAAACAGTAAAGCCATTGTCAATTTTGACATGTCGCCACAACCTGTTTTTCATAAAAACTTCGACCTTCTCGAAAATGATTTACAGGAAAAAAGTCAAAAAAAATTTGAAAATCATATACTCTCCGAAAATCCCAAACAGTTCGAACGCCTTAAAGCTATTTTTAACGACAGGGGTATTCAAGTCAAATACAACGAAATTAACCATAGTCTGCACGAAGGTTTTATCGACAATGATAACTTTTTAGCATTTTATACCGATCATCAGATCTTTGAACGCTACCATAAATTTTCGCTTCGTACCGAAAAAGCAAAAGCAGCGCAACAGGCTATTTCATTAAAAGAAATCAACCGTCTTAATCCGGGTGATTATGTTGTTCATATCGATCATGGTGTTGGACGTTTTGGAGGTTTGGTAACCACTCAAGTCAATGGCAAACCACAGGAAGCAATCCGCCTTATTTATCGCGACAACGATGTGTTATTGGTGAATATTCACTCATTACACCGCATTAGTAAATTCAAAGGCAAAGATGGAACCCCACCCAAAATCAACAAATTAGGAACTCCGGCCTGGCAAAAACTAAAAGACAAGACCAAGAAAAAGGTTAAAGACATAGCTCGTGAACTAATTGCGCTCTATGCCAAACGAAAAGCCAATCCGGGTTTTGCTTTTGCTCCTGATACCTATTTACAAACCGAATTAGAAGCTTCATTTATCTACGAAGATACTCCCGATCAATACAAATCAACCGTATCGATAAAAGAAGATATGGAGTCATCAACTCCCATGGACCGCTTGGTTTGTGGCGACGTTGGATTTGGAAAAACTGAATTAGCTATTAGAGCAGCTTTCAAAGCAGTAACCGATAATAAACAAGTAGCTGTTTTGGTACCCACTACGATTTTAGCACTACAGCATTTTCAAACATTTAAAGATCGATTAAAAGATTTTCCGGTTTCAATTGATTACATCAGTCGTTTACGTAAACCCAAAGATATACGCGAAGCCATTAAAAAGCTTAAAGAAGGTAAACTCGACATATTAATTGGAACTCACCGTTTAATTGGTAAAGATGTTGAATTTAAAGATTTAGGTTTATTAATTATAGATGAAGAACAGCGTTTTGGTGTATCTGTTAAAGAGAAATTAAAACAGCTTAAAGTGAATGTTGATACGCTTACGCTTACAGCAACGCCAATACCTCGTACATTGCAATTCTCGTTAATGGGTGCTCGAGATTTATCTATACTTAATACAGCTCCTCCGAACCGTCACCCCATCATTACAGAGTTACATGTTTTGAATGAAGAAATTATCAAAGAAGCCATCTCTTATGAAGTAGAACGTGGTGGACAAGTTTTCTTTATTCACAACAGAGTTCAAAATATATTAGAAGTACAGGAGATGGTTAACCGCATTCTACCTGATACAAAAACAGTGGTTGCTCACGGCCAAATGGATGGGCCTACTTTGGAAAAAATTATGCTTGATTTTATTTCCGGTGAATATGATGTATTAATTGCCACAACTATCATTGAATCGGGACTTGACATACCTAATGCCAATACCATTATTATTAACAATGCTCACAACTTTGGCTTAAGCGAATTACATCAATTAAGAGGACGTGTTGGTCGGTCGAACAAAAAAGCTTTCTGCTATTTATTGGCTCAACCCTTATCTACTCTTACCCAGGAAGCCCGAAGACGCCTAAAAATCATTGAAGAATTTTCTGATTTAGGCAGTGGCTTTAATATTGCCATGCAAGATTTGGATATTCGTGGAGCTGGTGATTTATTAGGGGGCGAACAAAGCGGCTTCATTTCTGATATTGGTTACGAAACCTATCAACGAATACTTAACGAAGCCTTACTCGAATTAAAAGAAACAGAATATCAGGATCTGTATAAAGAAGAGCAAGAAAAGAACATCGAGAATGCTGAGTTTGTTAAAGATTGCATTGTTGAAACCGATAGCGAACTTCGCCTGCCCGAATCGTATATTGAAAACATTGCAGAACGTATGCAGCTTTATCGCGATCTAGATAACATCGATAACGAAGAGGATTTAGCTACTTTCGAAAATAACCTAATCGACCGCTTTGGCCCTATTCCAGATTCAGGTAAACGCTTATTCGAAATTGTTAGAATCAGACGAACAGCTCAAAAATTGGGAATTGAAAAGATAATGTTGAAAAATAATCTTTTGTATTTATATTTTGTATCAAATCAAGAATCGATATTCTTTCAGTCGCAAGTATTTAGTGGTATTTTAATGTGGCTGCAACAAAATCCCCAAAAGGCAACAATGAAAGAAGGTAAAACAAAACTTTATCTTATGATGAAAAATATTGAGACAATAGAAGACGCTAAAAAAATTATAGAGCAAATGCATCAAGCTATTTAG
- a CDS encoding aspartate kinase has protein sequence MKVFKFGGASVKDADGVRNLASIVNNYNDKMVVVISAMGKMTNAFEELVYAYFNENGVDQHYQKIKEYHLSIITDLFETEEQGVIDEWLEALQLKLDTEPSLNYDFEYDQIVPFGELMSTYIVSCYLNKTGWKNQWMDVRKVLRTDDLYRSAGVNWELTTELMKEAFIFDDANRYITQGFIGSTETNLTTTLGREGSDYTGAIIAHALDAESLSIWKDVPGVLNADPRWYPKAKMLDELSYWEAIELTYYGAQVIHPKTIKPLQNKQIPLLVKSFIQPQNTGTAIQATEQNLQLPPIYVLKRNQTLLSISPKDFSFILEENLSEIFQVVSKNRIKINLMQSSALNFSLCVDHHKNIQAVISELSEHYGVLYNEDMELVTVRHYNQVAIDEITADKEVVDSQVSRKTARYVMKTSDWHFE, from the coding sequence ATGAAGGTTTTTAAGTTTGGAGGAGCATCTGTAAAAGATGCTGATGGAGTCAGAAATCTGGCATCGATTGTTAATAACTATAACGATAAAATGGTTGTGGTTATTTCGGCTATGGGTAAAATGACCAATGCTTTTGAAGAGTTGGTTTATGCCTATTTTAATGAAAATGGCGTTGATCAACATTATCAAAAAATAAAGGAATATCATCTTAGTATTATTACTGATTTATTTGAGACTGAAGAACAAGGTGTAATAGATGAATGGTTGGAAGCCTTGCAGCTTAAGCTGGATACAGAACCGTCGCTTAATTACGATTTTGAGTATGACCAAATAGTTCCGTTTGGAGAGTTAATGAGTACTTATATTGTTAGTTGCTACCTAAACAAAACAGGCTGGAAGAATCAATGGATGGATGTACGAAAAGTTTTGCGAACTGATGATTTATATCGAAGTGCTGGAGTTAACTGGGAGCTCACCACAGAACTGATGAAAGAGGCTTTTATATTTGATGATGCTAATAGATATATTACCCAAGGATTTATTGGATCAACTGAAACAAATCTTACAACTACATTAGGGCGCGAAGGTTCAGACTATACAGGTGCTATTATAGCACATGCTCTAGATGCTGAGAGTTTATCAATATGGAAAGATGTGCCCGGAGTGTTAAATGCCGATCCGCGTTGGTATCCTAAGGCGAAGATGTTAGATGAATTATCATATTGGGAGGCAATTGAACTAACCTATTATGGAGCGCAAGTTATTCATCCAAAAACAATCAAGCCATTACAAAATAAACAGATTCCTCTTCTGGTAAAATCATTTATTCAACCTCAGAATACAGGAACGGCTATACAGGCAACAGAGCAAAACTTGCAATTACCTCCTATATATGTATTGAAACGAAATCAGACTTTGTTGAGTATTTCTCCAAAGGATTTTTCTTTTATTCTGGAGGAGAATCTGAGTGAGATTTTTCAGGTTGTTAGTAAAAATAGAATCAAAATAAACCTGATGCAGAGTTCGGCTCTTAACTTTTCGCTTTGTGTCGATCATCATAAAAATATACAGGCTGTTATAAGTGAGTTAAGCGAGCATTATGGTGTTTTATATAACGAAGATATGGAGTTGGTTACTGTCCGTCATTATAATCAAGTTGCTATTGATGAAATAACCGCAGATAAGGAAGTGGTCGATTCGCAGGTAAGTAGAAAAACAGCTCGTTATGTGATGAAAACGAGCGATTGGCATTTTGAATAA
- a CDS encoding HupE/UreJ family protein encodes MDQFLFYLRQGVDHITDLQGVDHLVFIVTLCAVYQLSQWRQILILITAFTIGHTVTLALAGLNIIPVNQQLVETLIPITILLTSIYNIGNKTAQKRKVHLNYFLALAFGLIHGMGFSNFFRSMMMGISDESIVFPLFSFNLGIELGQVFIVSIFLVINWLLTRIFAIQHRDWNLVLSGAGGGIALTMIINALY; translated from the coding sequence ATGGATCAATTTCTTTTTTATTTAAGACAAGGTGTCGATCATATAACCGATTTGCAGGGTGTCGATCATTTGGTTTTTATTGTGACGCTTTGTGCTGTTTACCAGTTAAGCCAATGGCGACAGATTTTAATACTAATAACTGCTTTTACCATTGGTCATACGGTTACTCTGGCGTTGGCAGGCTTAAACATTATACCGGTTAATCAACAGTTGGTAGAAACTTTAATACCTATTACTATTTTGCTCACCAGTATTTACAATATTGGCAATAAAACAGCACAAAAAAGAAAAGTGCATCTCAATTATTTTTTAGCCTTGGCATTTGGATTGATTCATGGGATGGGATTTTCTAATTTTTTTCGTTCGATGATGATGGGTATTTCTGACGAATCAATTGTGTTTCCATTATTTTCTTTCAATTTAGGTATAGAACTGGGTCAGGTATTTATAGTGAGTATATTTTTGGTGATTAATTGGCTGCTAACACGAATATTCGCAATTCAACATCGAGATTGGAATTTGGTATTATCAGGTGCCGGTGGTGGAATTGCATTGACAATGATTATAAATGCACTTTATTAA
- a CDS encoding DUF6702 family protein — MLKGINYKKQVALLIVFVLPIVGYGHPIKITTGRLDIDSKEKKCRLALNFFADDFESVLIKVYPQQEFDYKQPSVEMKQSIEHYVLNAFYLMINKKNVEFSLDFITIIEDNVCQVNFIADLKSMDDFEKITIKNILLFEAYSKQSNIIHLFIDKKRVGIMQFYPAIPVRSLSL, encoded by the coding sequence ATGTTGAAAGGTATCAATTATAAAAAGCAGGTTGCTCTTTTAATCGTTTTTGTGTTGCCAATAGTTGGTTATGGTCATCCCATAAAAATTACTACAGGACGTTTGGATATAGATTCGAAAGAGAAAAAATGTAGGTTAGCTTTAAATTTTTTCGCTGATGATTTTGAATCTGTCTTGATAAAAGTATATCCTCAGCAAGAGTTTGATTACAAACAGCCATCTGTAGAAATGAAGCAATCAATAGAACATTATGTTTTGAATGCTTTTTATTTAATGATCAATAAGAAGAATGTAGAATTTAGTTTGGATTTCATTACTATCATTGAAGATAATGTTTGTCAGGTTAATTTTATTGCAGACTTAAAAAGTATGGATGATTTTGAAAAAATAACCATAAAAAATATTCTTTTATTTGAAGCGTATAGTAAGCAATCAAATATTATACATCTTTTTATTGATAAAAAAAGAGTAGGTATTATGCAATTTTACCCAGCTATACCAGTTAGGTCGTTGAGTTTATAA
- a CDS encoding SUMF1/EgtB/PvdO family nonheme iron enzyme encodes MKTPIRFILIVILFVASSSFAKNKKDQTNKQFKPISKELYAAQHELTNLEFRLFLKDLKKNNHTEDYEKYYPDTTLWQKKFPRAFNQPFVDNYFWHPGFNNYPVVNITKEAAEQYCQWLTTKYNDNPERKYKKVLFRLPTEDEWMKMAAALPGHNLPWYGNFAYEPQSTKFCANVKFEAKTNNNRKYDYVPDGASLTSSVASYKANKLGLYDIIGNAAEITSDNIIKGGSWDNTIDESVINQSQSYQLPDPRVGCRIVMEIIEE; translated from the coding sequence TTGAAAACACCAATACGATTCATTCTCATTGTAATTTTGTTTGTAGCAAGCAGTAGTTTTGCAAAAAATAAGAAAGATCAAACAAACAAACAGTTTAAGCCCATTTCCAAGGAGTTATATGCAGCTCAACATGAATTAACCAATCTTGAATTTCGTCTTTTTCTGAAAGATCTTAAAAAGAATAATCACACCGAAGATTACGAGAAGTACTATCCAGATACTACTTTATGGCAAAAGAAATTTCCGAGAGCTTTTAATCAACCCTTTGTTGATAACTATTTTTGGCATCCGGGTTTTAATAACTATCCGGTTGTAAATATTACAAAAGAAGCAGCCGAACAATATTGCCAATGGCTTACGACCAAATACAACGATAATCCTGAAAGAAAATATAAAAAGGTACTATTTCGCTTGCCCACCGAAGACGAATGGATGAAGATGGCAGCTGCTTTACCTGGGCACAACCTACCATGGTATGGAAACTTTGCCTATGAACCTCAAAGCACTAAATTTTGTGCAAACGTGAAGTTTGAAGCAAAAACAAATAACAATCGAAAATATGATTATGTACCTGATGGGGCAAGCTTAACGTCATCGGTTGCTAGCTACAAAGCAAATAAACTTGGATTATATGATATAATTGGTAATGCCGCAGAAATAACTTCTGATAATATTATTAAGGGAGGAAGTTGGGATAATACAATTGATGAAAGTGTTATTAATCAATCCCAATCCTATCAATTACCAGATCCGCGTGTTGGCTGCAGAATTGTTATGGAAATCATCGAAGAATAA
- a CDS encoding TonB-dependent receptor, with protein sequence MKSTFIWLICILFLFPLQVNAQTLIGTLTGVVVSDTGEKLMYATAGIKETQWGATTDTNGEFELELPSGSYTLQVSFTGYDSEQRVVLIEAGKTTNVGEVELQPSSEMIGEVVVDGMINKFSKKKSENVARMPLTNLENPQVYTVVPKELFEEQVAVNFRSALMSSPGVANVTLGVGSGGTGLNMFLRGFAVSTGAGAIRNGMATNWVALSDPANLESLEVIKGPSATLFGSTLVSYGGLVNRVTKKAYNGTGGEIGISTGSYGLGRVTLDYNTPLNEDKTLLFRLNTAVHREKSFQDYGQNKTLMFAPTFTYKASDRLTFDVDIEYFQSERTTTYVRLTSDETISNLEDLNWDFTKSYTSNEFMSSSKILNTMMKATYEMSDKWESQTAFSYSNSDNNANYLFLLVGNTETLTRRPMNIPSLFSTLQFQQNFIGKFKLGSMDNKLLLGVDFTELKTTDTRSYTNYDQVDINGDDTELDAEAVMDALAEGGVNFRNKRSQRTYSAYASDVINFTDKLIAMASLRVDHHRNILEDYNQTALSPKLGLVYQEVKDKVSLFGNFMNGFTNVAPGYTSAEQTELEEFKPEHANQFEVGIKFELLKNKLNGTISYYDIKVKDKVRSVMDDNFNSYSVQDGTQKSSGVEFDLIANPIEGMHIILGFGFNDSEYTNISEAVDGHRPYSVPEQVGNFWISHRLTGGKFDGLGVGLGGNYSSDYFINDANTITVPGYTKFDGTIFYDQPAFRLALKWNNVTNEQYWMSAYDAESQLPRTFIANFTMKF encoded by the coding sequence ATGAAGAGCACATTTATTTGGTTAATCTGCATACTATTTCTATTTCCCTTGCAGGTAAATGCCCAAACATTAATAGGAACTTTAACCGGAGTTGTAGTTTCTGATACAGGTGAAAAGCTAATGTATGCCACTGCAGGTATAAAAGAAACGCAATGGGGTGCAACAACTGATACGAATGGCGAATTTGAACTGGAACTTCCATCTGGCTCATATACGTTACAGGTTTCGTTTACAGGTTATGATTCAGAGCAGCGTGTTGTGTTGATTGAGGCTGGTAAAACAACAAATGTGGGAGAGGTGGAACTGCAGCCATCCAGCGAAATGATTGGTGAAGTGGTTGTTGACGGTATGATTAACAAGTTCTCTAAGAAGAAATCGGAGAATGTAGCTCGTATGCCTTTAACAAATCTTGAAAACCCACAAGTGTATACTGTTGTACCCAAAGAGTTATTTGAGGAGCAGGTAGCGGTAAACTTCCGAAGTGCATTGATGTCTTCGCCGGGTGTAGCAAATGTTACTTTGGGTGTAGGTTCCGGTGGAACTGGATTGAATATGTTCTTGCGTGGATTTGCTGTTTCGACAGGTGCAGGTGCAATCCGAAATGGAATGGCAACCAACTGGGTGGCTTTATCCGATCCGGCTAACCTCGAAAGCCTTGAAGTGATAAAAGGCCCTTCTGCTACTTTGTTTGGTTCAACATTAGTATCGTACGGTGGTTTAGTAAACCGTGTAACTAAAAAAGCCTATAATGGTACTGGTGGTGAAATTGGTATTTCAACTGGTAGTTATGGACTTGGCCGGGTTACTCTTGATTATAATACTCCCTTGAACGAAGATAAAACATTACTATTCCGATTGAACACAGCTGTGCATCGCGAGAAGAGTTTTCAGGATTATGGACAGAACAAAACATTGATGTTTGCACCAACCTTTACTTATAAGGCTTCTGACCGTTTAACTTTTGATGTGGATATCGAGTATTTTCAGTCGGAGCGAACCACTACTTATGTGCGTTTAACTTCTGATGAAACGATCAGTAATCTGGAGGATTTGAATTGGGATTTTACAAAATCATATACTTCAAATGAGTTTATGAGTTCATCAAAGATTTTAAATACAATGATGAAGGCTACTTATGAAATGTCTGATAAATGGGAGTCCCAAACTGCGTTTTCTTATTCTAACTCTGATAACAATGCTAATTATTTGTTTTTGTTGGTGGGGAATACTGAAACACTTACTCGTCGTCCAATGAATATTCCTAGTTTGTTTTCAACGCTTCAGTTTCAACAGAACTTTATTGGTAAGTTCAAGCTTGGATCGATGGATAATAAGTTGTTGTTAGGTGTTGATTTTACCGAGTTAAAAACCACTGATACTCGGTCGTATACTAATTACGATCAGGTTGATATTAATGGTGATGATACAGAGTTGGATGCTGAAGCAGTAATGGATGCCTTGGCTGAAGGGGGTGTTAACTTTCGAAATAAACGTTCGCAGCGTACGTATAGCGCCTACGCATCGGATGTAATTAATTTTACCGATAAATTGATTGCAATGGCAAGTTTGAGAGTTGATCATCATCGAAATATATTGGAAGATTACAACCAAACAGCTTTATCGCCTAAGCTAGGTTTAGTTTATCAGGAAGTAAAAGACAAGGTTTCGTTGTTTGGTAATTTTATGAACGGATTTACCAATGTTGCACCGGGTTACACCAGCGCTGAGCAAACCGAGTTGGAAGAGTTTAAACCCGAACATGCAAATCAATTCGAAGTAGGAATAAAATTTGAATTGTTGAAAAATAAGTTGAACGGAACCATCAGTTACTATGATATCAAAGTAAAAGATAAAGTGCGATCGGTAATGGACGACAACTTCAATTCATACAGTGTTCAGGATGGAACACAGAAAAGTTCGGGTGTAGAATTCGATTTGATTGCGAATCCGATTGAAGGAATGCACATTATATTAGGATTTGGATTTAATGATAGTGAATATACGAATATATCCGAAGCTGTTGACGGTCATCGTCCATACTCGGTGCCCGAACAAGTGGGTAACTTCTGGATTAGTCACCGGTTAACCGGAGGTAAATTTGATGGATTAGGAGTAGGTTTGGGTGGAAATTATTCCAGCGATTATTTCATCAACGATGCCAATACCATTACAGTGCCGGGATATACTAAGTTTGATGGTACTATCTTTTATGATCAACCAGCATTTAGGCTAGCATTAAAATGGAATAATGTAACCAACGAGCAATACTGGATGTCGGCTTACGATGCTGAATCACAGTTACCTCGCACCTTCATTGCCAACTTTACAATGAAATTTTAA